The Anabrus simplex isolate iqAnaSimp1 chromosome 1, ASM4041472v1, whole genome shotgun sequence genome window below encodes:
- the LOC136858046 gene encoding cathepsin L1-like, which produces MKLFLVLCAVVAVSQALTFSELVRQEWHAFKLQHGKKYSSAAEEELRMKIYMENKQKIAEHNARYAKGEVTYSMAMNHFGDLRHNEFVRMVNGYNSTLGQQMRKLGTPYVSQPNVKAPASIDWRQTGAVSEVKNQGQCGSCWSFSATGAIEGQHYRATGQSVSLSEQNLIDCSTGYGNNACNGGVMQYAFQYVIDNHGIDTERSYPYEARLGYCRYNVYNSAATISNYVNIGVGNEAQLAEAVGNVGPVAVAMDASRQSFQFYSGGIYYDPQCSSTQLDHGVLVVGYGRTTDGYDYWIVKNSWGASWGESGYFYVYRNMNNQCGLATQASYPLV; this is translated from the exons ATGAAACTGTTTCTGGTGTTGTGTGCAGTGGTCGCCGTCAGCCAGGCGCTCACCTTCTCCGAGCTGGTCAGGCAGGAGTGGCACGCCTTCAAG CTCCAGCATGGCAAGAAATATTCGAGCGCTGCTGAAGAAGAACTCCGTATGAAGATCTATATGGAGAATAAGCAGAAGATCGCCGAGCACAATGCCAGATACGCTAAGGGAGAGGTCACCTACTCCATGGCCATGAACCACTTTGGAGATCTG CGCCATAATGAGTTCGTAAGGATGGTCAACGGATATAACAGCACCCTCGGCCAACAAATGCGCAAGCTGGGAACTCCCTACGTTAGTCAGCCCAACGTGAAGGCTCCCGCTTCAATTGACTGGCGTCAAACTGGAGCCGTGTCTGAGGTGAAGAACCAGGGACAGTGTGGATCATGCTGGTCATTCAGCGCT ACTGGCGCTATCGAAGGTCAACACTACAGGGCTACAGGCCAGTCTGTGTCTCTCAGTGAACAGAACCTGATCGATTGTTCCACTGGATATGGAAATAACGCTTGCAACGGTGGAGTTATGCAGTACGCCTTCCAGTACGTGATCGATAACCACGGTATCGATACTGAGAGGTCTTACCCATATGAAGCAAGG CTCGGCTACTGTCGCTACAACGTTTACAACTCAGCAGCCACCATCTCCAATTACGTGAACATCGGAGTCGGTAACGAGGCTCAGTTGGCTGAGGCAGTCGGCAATGTTGGACCAGTGGCAGTTGCAATGGACGCCAGTCGCCAGTCCTTCCAGTTCTACAGCGGAG GTATCTACTACGATCCTCAGTGCAGTAGCACCCAACTAGACCACGGTGTGCTGGTTGTCGGGTACGGCAGGACTACTGATGGCTATGACTACTGGATCGTCAAGAACTCTTGGGGAGCTTCCTGGGGAGAGAGTGGATACTTCTACGTCTACCGTAACATGAACAACCAGTGCGGTCTGGCTACTCAAGCTTCCTACCCTCTTGTATAA